In a genomic window of Spirochaetaceae bacterium:
- a CDS encoding adenylyl-sulfate kinase — translation MAVFWLTGMPCSGKTTIGRALVDGLGAVGRVACLVDGDVVRRGELSRGLGFSAADRLENVRRVAALAARLARDIDVVVAMVSPTEQIREPARELPGLVMVGLHCPPGIARQRDYKGVYRRPWDAAAYETPVPADCIVDTSLAGVAESVERILSAAGLSQPLP, via the coding sequence ATGGCAGTTTTCTGGCTCACCGGCATGCCGTGTTCGGGCAAGACCACGATCGGGCGTGCCCTGGTAGATGGTTTGGGTGCAGTCGGTCGGGTAGCGTGCCTTGTCGACGGCGACGTGGTGCGGCGGGGCGAGCTGAGCCGGGGGCTAGGTTTCTCCGCGGCCGACCGGTTGGAGAACGTGCGCCGGGTGGCTGCCCTGGCCGCCCGCCTGGCGCGCGACATCGACGTGGTGGTGGCGATGGTGTCTCCGACCGAGCAGATCCGGGAGCCCGCGCGGGAGCTGCCCGGCCTGGTGATGGTGGGGTTGCACTGTCCGCCCGGGATTGCCCGGCAGCGTGACTACAAGGGTGTGTACCGGCGCCCCTGGGATGCCGCCGCGTATGAGACGCCGGTGCCGGCGGACTGCATCGTCGACACCAGCCTCGCCGGCGTGGCGGAGAGCGTCGAACGAATCCTGAGCGCCGCCGGACTGTCCCAGCCGCTGCCGTAA